Proteins from a genomic interval of Quercus lobata isolate SW786 chromosome 11, ValleyOak3.0 Primary Assembly, whole genome shotgun sequence:
- the LOC115966820 gene encoding uncharacterized protein LOC115966820, with protein MGGLILGIEHLLISLSIVLIFIRSVDASDLVKDVINLSNLFDEIVNWVGPANIVHLVTNNAANYVAARRILCGKYRNISWSPCVAHCLNLIFKEIGKMDHVDKFAKRASKITVFINNYVALQAWLRTKKNWTEIVRLGPTRFATIFIALGSLKEHKHDLQALVTSKFYVESRYAKDKKVKTVVKIILDNQFWNDCHVIVHIMPPLIHLLRIVDSDEKPAMGYVYDAMYRTIDGIKKKKFKDKKRLWERYVNIIKDHWDTQFYRDIHATAYWLNPAFQYNSSTLNKRLKTQSAVTDVIE; from the coding sequence ATGGGTGGACTGATACTAGGCATAGAACATTTATTGATTTCCTTGTCTATTGTCCTTATTTTTATACGTTCTGTTGATGCTTCTGACTTGGTTAAGGATGTTATTAATTTGAGTAACTTGTTTGATGAAATTGTTAATTGGGTTGGTCCTGCAAATATAGTACATTTGGTCACTAACAACGCTGCAAATTATGTAGCTGCTAGAAGAATTTTGTGTGGAAAATATAGGAACATTAGTTGGTCACCTTGTGTAGCACATTGCCTAAACCTAATTTTTAAGGAGATTGGGAAGATGGATCATGTAGATAAATTTGCAAAGCGTGCATCCAAGATCACAGTGTTCATCAATAACTATGTGGCTTTGCAAGCTTGGTTGAGgactaaaaaaaattggacgGAAATTGTGCGTCTAGGGCCAACTAGGTTTGCTACTATTTTCATTGCCTTAGGGAGCCTTAAGGAACATAAGCATGACTTACAAGCATTGGTGACTAGCAAATTTTATGTTGAATCAAGATATGCAAAAGATAAGAAAGTAAAGACAGTGGTGAAAATCATTCTTGACAATCAATTTTGGAATGATTGTCATGTAATTGTGCATATTATGCCACCATTGATTCATTTATTACGCATTGTTGATTCTGATGAAAAACCAGCTATGGGATATGTATATGATGCCATGTATAGAACAATtgatggaattaaaaaaaaaaaattcaaggacAAGAAGAGACTATGGGAGCGTTATGTTAATATTATCAAGGATCATTGGGATACTCAATTCTATAGAGACATTCACGCTACTGCTTATTGGTTGAATCCTGCATTCCAATATAACTCATCCACTCTTAATAAGAGGCTAAAGACACAATCTGCTGTGACAGAtgttattgaataa
- the LOC115967565 gene encoding uncharacterized protein LOC115967565 isoform X1, whose translation MLGLREPDEYEIAVCGYTSDLGGKNLQSEWYAIKVPNPGPSRHRYVGFGETQIDPPCAKANVNGTIKTEPLHPLSIVRMMHQSTQHAFLDLDQHMDSGSSYLYSLGSDSDGDAAHPFESKRYRKVWSLNVNKPDAGWEAVPLTTMTFPNRYNPQSVVLRHKLYVLGGFSRSQFSAAKRDGWMESYHPLSGWKPLPNPPSGFSFNDDPLIFTALDDEEKILVAQYNHDDMNCDSATFYVYDVKIGRWITLDPPVRKLLARYPDRTGRRSVAVGNTLYWGSFEDEDINVQAYDLDKDIWFHGSFNIRPVLGKDEFLADNVFPASPPLLHLANQKFCLFLLTSIYDEKNCRVSNLYLNCLILNVSPINAPDNHQHDYYDHVCYKVRGDVNVDDKEYKANYHVHPHNHFWRLSISIASIQKYPLVNPIQLGDAVVLKRPLWPPLLQSMSRLMLRLVESMKHLLSLARHMGELWYKLWR comes from the exons ATGCTAGGGTTACGGGAACCGGATGAATATGAGATCGCTGTCTGTGGGTATACGTCGGATTTGGGGGGTAAAAATCTACAGTCAGAATGGTATGCCATTAAGGTCCCGAACCCAGGCCCCTCCCGACACCGATACGTCGGATTTGGAGAGACACAAATTGATCCTCCTTGTGCAAAGGCAAATGTAAATGGAACAATTAAGACGGAGCCGCTCCATCCGTTATCGATAGTCAGGATGATGCACCAAAGCACGCAACATGCATTCCTTGACCTTGATCAGCATATGGATTCTGGATCGTCCTATCTGTATTCCCTTGGTTCTGATAGTGATGGTGACGCTGCTCATCCATTCGAATCCAAAAGATATCGTAAAGTGTGGAGCTTAAACGTTAACAAGCCTGATGCTGGTTGGGAAGCTGTTCCGCTCACGACTATGACTTTTCCTAATAGGTACAACCCTCAATCGGTAGTACTCCGCCATAAGTTATATGTGTTGGGTGGTTTTTCCAGATCTCAATTTTCAGCTGCAAAAAGGGATGGCTGGATGGAGTCTTATCACCCCTTATCGGGATGGAAACCCTTGCCCAATCCTCCATCTGGTTTTTCCTTTAACGATGATCCTCTCATTTTCACTGCtcttgatgatgaagaaaagaTTCTTGTAGCTCAATATAATCATGACGATATGAACTGTGATTCTGCTACGTTCTATGTTTATGATGTGAAGATCGGACGTTGGATAACACTTGATCCTCCGGTGCGCAAGCTACTTGCTCGGTATCCTGACCGGACTGGTAGAAGATCTGTAGCTGTTGGTAATACTCTGTATTGGGGTTCGTTTGAAGACGAGGATATCAATGTACAAGCTTACGATCTAGATAAGGATATTTGGTTCCACGGCAGTTTCAACATTCGCCCTGTTCTTGGGAAAGATGAATTTCTGGCCGATAATGTATTTCCAGCATCACCTCCTTTGCTTCATTTGGCTAATCAGAAATTCTGTCTTTTCTTGCTCACCTCCATCTATGATGAGAAAAACTGCAGAGTTAGTAATCTTTACCTTAATTGTCTCATACTTAATGTTTCTCCGATTAATGCTCCTGACAATCACCAGCACGATTACTATGACCATGTATGTTACAAAGTCCGTGGTGATGTCAATGTCGATGACAAGGAGTACAAGGCCAATTACCATGTCCATCCTCATAACCATTTCTGGAGGCTGAGTATTTCCATTGCGTCCATCCAAAAGTATCCCTTGGTTAATCCCATACAGCTCGGGGATGCTGTGGTTCT GAAGCGTCCATTGTGGCCCCCATTGTTGCAATCGATGTCAAGATTGATGTTACGATTGGTCGAATCTATGAAACATCTCCTATCCTTGGCTCGCCATATGGGTGAGTTGTGGTACAAGTTGTGGCGCTAA
- the LOC115967564 gene encoding uncharacterized protein LOC115967564 — MAAPAGPPPPDFIPQIPDLDGLDAFQPAIPQSLPNLPAPIQSVETHDGYRFSDFLDAIQEHNIEMWEKDPNGRVLNVSAVGRKVFLSMGKIVAGIHKRGQFAGNLIDRIRIFGDQSVKFPFPNMNPNAETTLDRGILTDLIHFRWMVARVIVTSLPNYDHQMLSDTFKLFFSEIYIHHSDKYSIFQLLHPIFFDASDRMSFLQLIQDYLKENPKAKNGLRRLDRFFQQWWNNFPTRFRHIFDKVYKFNKNHLRVYKVQSSTLPLFIRNMHHHFAEHGQMHPTHEVIDSLLHGAFPGVCEVIVDEQIRSFHHDWQYIPPNPNRWRSFYRSLAQYFITKPYPFTVEPYRYQY, encoded by the exons ATGGCTGCACCTGCAGGTCCACCTCCACCAGATTTCATACCACAAATACCAGATCTTGATGGTCTAGATGCTTTCCAACCAGCAATACCACAATCTCTTCCAAATTTGCCAGCTCCGATTCAGAGCGTTGAAACTCATGATggatac AGGTTTTCGGATTTTTTGGATGCAATTCAAGAGCACAACATCGAAATGTGGGAGAAAGATCCGAATGGTAGAGTCCTAAATGTTAGTGCTGTGGGCAGAAAAGTGTTTCTGAGCATGGGAAAAATAGTTGCGGGGATTCATAAGAGAGGTCAATTTGCTGGGAATCTGATAGACAGAATTAGAATTTTTGGAGATCAATCCGTCAAATTTCCTTTCCCTAATATGAATCCAAACGCTGAGACAACCTTAGACCGGGGAATATTAACAGATCTCATTCATTTTAGGTGGATGGTGGCTAGAGTAATAGTCACTTCCCTCCCCAACTATGATCACCAGATGCTCTCAGACACCTTCAAATTGTTCTTTTCAGAGATTTATATCCATCACTCGGATAAGTATTCGATTTTTCAACTTCTTCATCCTATCTTCTTTGATGCCAGTGATAGAATGAGTTTTCTACAACTTATTCAGGATTATTTAAAGGAAAACCCCAAAGCCAAGAACGGACTTCGACGTCTTGATCGTTTTTTTCAACAGTGGTGGAATAACTTTCCCACGAGGTTTAGGCATATTTTTGATAAGGTgtataaatttaacaaaaatcatTTACGTGTATATAAAGTACAGAGCAGCACACTACCCCTCTTTATAAGGAATATGCATCATCACTTCGCGGAGCATGGTCAAATG CACCCCACACACGAGGTGATTGATAGTTTGTTACATGGAGCTTTTCCCGGTGTCTGCGAAGTGATTGTTGATGAGCAAATTCGAAGCTTCCACCATGATTGGCAATATATTCCTCCTAATCCTAATCGATGGCGAAGTTTCTACCGTAGTTTGGCTCAGTATTTCATCACTAAGCCATATCCTTTTACCGTGGAACCCTACAG ATATCAATATTAA
- the LOC115967565 gene encoding uncharacterized protein LOC115967565 isoform X2 codes for MLGLREPDEYEIAVCGYTSDLGGKNLQSEWYAIKVPNPGPSRHRYVGFGETQIDPPCAKANVNGTIKTEPLHPLSIVRMMHQSTQHAFLDLDQHMDSGSSYLYSLGSDSDGDAAHPFESKRYRKVWSLNVNKPDAGWEAVPLTTMTFPNRYNPQSVVLRHKLYVLGGFSRSQFSAAKRDGWMESYHPLSGWKPLPNPPSGFSFNDDPLIFTALDDEEKILVAQYNHDDMNCDSATFYVYDVKIGRWITLDPPVRKLLARYPDRTGRRSVAVGNTLYWGSFEDEDINVQAYDLDKDIWFHGSFNIRPVLGKDEFLADNVFPASPPLLHLANQKFCLFLLTSIYDEKNCRVSNLYLNCLILNVSPINAPDNHQHDYYDHVCYKVRGDVNVDDKEYKANYHVHPHNHFWRLSISIASIQKYPLVNPIQLGDAVVLKRPLWPPLSQSMSRLKLRLV; via the exons ATGCTAGGGTTACGGGAACCGGATGAATATGAGATCGCTGTCTGTGGGTATACGTCGGATTTGGGGGGTAAAAATCTACAGTCAGAATGGTATGCCATTAAGGTCCCGAACCCAGGCCCCTCCCGACACCGATACGTCGGATTTGGAGAGACACAAATTGATCCTCCTTGTGCAAAGGCAAATGTAAATGGAACAATTAAGACGGAGCCGCTCCATCCGTTATCGATAGTCAGGATGATGCACCAAAGCACGCAACATGCATTCCTTGACCTTGATCAGCATATGGATTCTGGATCGTCCTATCTGTATTCCCTTGGTTCTGATAGTGATGGTGACGCTGCTCATCCATTCGAATCCAAAAGATATCGTAAAGTGTGGAGCTTAAACGTTAACAAGCCTGATGCTGGTTGGGAAGCTGTTCCGCTCACGACTATGACTTTTCCTAATAGGTACAACCCTCAATCGGTAGTACTCCGCCATAAGTTATATGTGTTGGGTGGTTTTTCCAGATCTCAATTTTCAGCTGCAAAAAGGGATGGCTGGATGGAGTCTTATCACCCCTTATCGGGATGGAAACCCTTGCCCAATCCTCCATCTGGTTTTTCCTTTAACGATGATCCTCTCATTTTCACTGCtcttgatgatgaagaaaagaTTCTTGTAGCTCAATATAATCATGACGATATGAACTGTGATTCTGCTACGTTCTATGTTTATGATGTGAAGATCGGACGTTGGATAACACTTGATCCTCCGGTGCGCAAGCTACTTGCTCGGTATCCTGACCGGACTGGTAGAAGATCTGTAGCTGTTGGTAATACTCTGTATTGGGGTTCGTTTGAAGACGAGGATATCAATGTACAAGCTTACGATCTAGATAAGGATATTTGGTTCCACGGCAGTTTCAACATTCGCCCTGTTCTTGGGAAAGATGAATTTCTGGCCGATAATGTATTTCCAGCATCACCTCCTTTGCTTCATTTGGCTAATCAGAAATTCTGTCTTTTCTTGCTCACCTCCATCTATGATGAGAAAAACTGCAGAGTTAGTAATCTTTACCTTAATTGTCTCATACTTAATGTTTCTCCGATTAATGCTCCTGACAATCACCAGCACGATTACTATGACCATGTATGTTACAAAGTCCGTGGTGATGTCAATGTCGATGACAAGGAGTACAAGGCCAATTACCATGTCCATCCTCATAACCATTTCTGGAGGCTGAGTATTTCCATTGCGTCCATCCAAAAGTATCCCTTGGTTAATCCCATACAGCTCGGGGATGCTGTGGTTCT GAAGCGTCCACTGTGGCCCCCACTGTCACAATCGATGTCAAGATTGAAGTTACGATTGGTCTAA
- the LOC115967565 gene encoding uncharacterized protein LOC115967565 isoform X3: protein MLGLREPDEYEIAVCGYTSDLGGKNLQSEWYAIKVPNPGPSRHRYVGFGETQIDPPCAKANVNGTIKTEPLHPLSIVRMMHQSTQHAFLDLDQHMDSGSSYLYSLGSDSDGDAAHPFESKRYRKVWSLNVNKPDAGWEAVPLTTMTFPNRYNPQSVVLRHKLYVLGGFSRSQFSAAKRDGWMESYHPLSGWKPLPNPPSGFSFNDDPLIFTALDDEEKILVAQYNHDDMNCDSATFYVYDVKIGRWITLDPPVRKLLARYPDRTGRRSVAVGNTLYWGSFEDEDINVQAYDLDKDIWFHGSFNIRPVLGKDEFLADNVFPASPPLLHLANQKFCLFLLTSIYDEKNCRHDYYDHVCYKVRGDVNVDDKEYKANYHVHPHNHFWRLSISIASIQKYPLVNPIQLGDAVVLKRPLWPPLLQSMSRLMLRLVESMKHLLSLARHMGELWYKLWR from the exons ATGCTAGGGTTACGGGAACCGGATGAATATGAGATCGCTGTCTGTGGGTATACGTCGGATTTGGGGGGTAAAAATCTACAGTCAGAATGGTATGCCATTAAGGTCCCGAACCCAGGCCCCTCCCGACACCGATACGTCGGATTTGGAGAGACACAAATTGATCCTCCTTGTGCAAAGGCAAATGTAAATGGAACAATTAAGACGGAGCCGCTCCATCCGTTATCGATAGTCAGGATGATGCACCAAAGCACGCAACATGCATTCCTTGACCTTGATCAGCATATGGATTCTGGATCGTCCTATCTGTATTCCCTTGGTTCTGATAGTGATGGTGACGCTGCTCATCCATTCGAATCCAAAAGATATCGTAAAGTGTGGAGCTTAAACGTTAACAAGCCTGATGCTGGTTGGGAAGCTGTTCCGCTCACGACTATGACTTTTCCTAATAGGTACAACCCTCAATCGGTAGTACTCCGCCATAAGTTATATGTGTTGGGTGGTTTTTCCAGATCTCAATTTTCAGCTGCAAAAAGGGATGGCTGGATGGAGTCTTATCACCCCTTATCGGGATGGAAACCCTTGCCCAATCCTCCATCTGGTTTTTCCTTTAACGATGATCCTCTCATTTTCACTGCtcttgatgatgaagaaaagaTTCTTGTAGCTCAATATAATCATGACGATATGAACTGTGATTCTGCTACGTTCTATGTTTATGATGTGAAGATCGGACGTTGGATAACACTTGATCCTCCGGTGCGCAAGCTACTTGCTCGGTATCCTGACCGGACTGGTAGAAGATCTGTAGCTGTTGGTAATACTCTGTATTGGGGTTCGTTTGAAGACGAGGATATCAATGTACAAGCTTACGATCTAGATAAGGATATTTGGTTCCACGGCAGTTTCAACATTCGCCCTGTTCTTGGGAAAGATGAATTTCTGGCCGATAATGTATTTCCAGCATCACCTCCTTTGCTTCATTTGGCTAATCAGAAATTCTGTCTTTTCTTGCTCACCTCCATCTATGATGAGAAAAACTGCAGA CACGATTACTATGACCATGTATGTTACAAAGTCCGTGGTGATGTCAATGTCGATGACAAGGAGTACAAGGCCAATTACCATGTCCATCCTCATAACCATTTCTGGAGGCTGAGTATTTCCATTGCGTCCATCCAAAAGTATCCCTTGGTTAATCCCATACAGCTCGGGGATGCTGTGGTTCT GAAGCGTCCATTGTGGCCCCCATTGTTGCAATCGATGTCAAGATTGATGTTACGATTGGTCGAATCTATGAAACATCTCCTATCCTTGGCTCGCCATATGGGTGAGTTGTGGTACAAGTTGTGGCGCTAA